The Anopheles coluzzii chromosome 2, AcolN3, whole genome shotgun sequence genome window below encodes:
- the LOC120949886 gene encoding NAD(P)H-hydrate epimerase isoform X1 — protein MLLRVIKRNFALFSRVQTVRHSNKHILTTARAHYGTMKYLNQQEAISVDEELFNEYKFSVDQLMELAGLSCAHAIADAYSHDSLRSNKVLICCGPGNNGGDGLVAARHLSLMSFVPYVYYPKRTDKELFKNLQHQAESMGITVSVDCPAGEWVEAEFGLIVDALFGFSFKPPVRESFRPIMEVLQKTKLPIVSVDIPSGWDVELGPQTDCDIKPDCLISLTAPKLCAKHLVNAKHYLGGRFVPGKLEEKYAMNLPGYKGRDLFVRLS, from the exons ATGTTGTTGCGAGTGATAAAGCGAAATTTTGCGCTCTTCTCGAGGGTT cAAACAGTCCGACATAGCAATAAGCATATTCTGACCACTGCTAGGGCACACTACGGCACGATGAAATATCTTAACCAGCAGGAAGCGATCAGTGTCGATGAGGAACTGTTCAATGAGTACAAGTTTAGCGTCGATCAGCTGATGGAATTGGCCGGCCTTAGCTGTGCCCATGCGATTGCCGATGCATACAGCCACGATAG TTTGAGATCAAACAAGGTTCTAATCTGCTGTGGACCGGGCAACAACGGAGGCGACGGATTGGTAGCCGCACGACATCTCTCCTTGATGAGCTTCGTACCGTACGTGTACTATCCGAAGCGAACCGACAAGGAGCTGTTTAAAAATCTCCAACATCAGGCCGAATCGATGGGCATCACCGTATCGGTGGACTGTCCGGCCGGCGAATGGGTGGAGGCAGAGTTTGGTCTGATTGTGGATGCGTTGTTTGGGTTCAGCTTTAAACCACCGGTACGGGAGTCCTTCCGACCGATCATGGAGGTTCTGCAAAAGACGAAGCTTCCGATCGTAAGCGTTGACATACCGAGCGGCTGGGACGTAGAGTTGGGCCCCCAGACGGACTGTGATATTAAGCCGGACTGTCTAATTTCGCTGACGGCTCCGAAACTGTGCGCCAAACATTTGGTAAACGCCAAACACTATCTTGGTGGACGGTTCGTGCCCGGCAAGCTGGAGGAAAAGTACGCAATGAATCTGCCCGGATACAAGGGCCGTGATCTGTTTGTGAGATTAAGTTAA
- the LOC120949886 gene encoding NAD(P)H-hydrate epimerase isoform X2 codes for MLLRVIKRNFALFSRQTVRHSNKHILTTARAHYGTMKYLNQQEAISVDEELFNEYKFSVDQLMELAGLSCAHAIADAYSHDSLRSNKVLICCGPGNNGGDGLVAARHLSLMSFVPYVYYPKRTDKELFKNLQHQAESMGITVSVDCPAGEWVEAEFGLIVDALFGFSFKPPVRESFRPIMEVLQKTKLPIVSVDIPSGWDVELGPQTDCDIKPDCLISLTAPKLCAKHLVNAKHYLGGRFVPGKLEEKYAMNLPGYKGRDLFVRLS; via the exons ATGTTGTTGCGAGTGATAAAGCGAAATTTTGCGCTCTTCTCGAGG cAAACAGTCCGACATAGCAATAAGCATATTCTGACCACTGCTAGGGCACACTACGGCACGATGAAATATCTTAACCAGCAGGAAGCGATCAGTGTCGATGAGGAACTGTTCAATGAGTACAAGTTTAGCGTCGATCAGCTGATGGAATTGGCCGGCCTTAGCTGTGCCCATGCGATTGCCGATGCATACAGCCACGATAG TTTGAGATCAAACAAGGTTCTAATCTGCTGTGGACCGGGCAACAACGGAGGCGACGGATTGGTAGCCGCACGACATCTCTCCTTGATGAGCTTCGTACCGTACGTGTACTATCCGAAGCGAACCGACAAGGAGCTGTTTAAAAATCTCCAACATCAGGCCGAATCGATGGGCATCACCGTATCGGTGGACTGTCCGGCCGGCGAATGGGTGGAGGCAGAGTTTGGTCTGATTGTGGATGCGTTGTTTGGGTTCAGCTTTAAACCACCGGTACGGGAGTCCTTCCGACCGATCATGGAGGTTCTGCAAAAGACGAAGCTTCCGATCGTAAGCGTTGACATACCGAGCGGCTGGGACGTAGAGTTGGGCCCCCAGACGGACTGTGATATTAAGCCGGACTGTCTAATTTCGCTGACGGCTCCGAAACTGTGCGCCAAACATTTGGTAAACGCCAAACACTATCTTGGTGGACGGTTCGTGCCCGGCAAGCTGGAGGAAAAGTACGCAATGAATCTGCCCGGATACAAGGGCCGTGATCTGTTTGTGAGATTAAGTTAA
- the LOC120950988 gene encoding cytochrome c oxidase subunit NDUFA4: MQGLTMASLKKNPALIPLYVCIAMGSAGAVFYTLRLALKSPEVTWSRKNNPEPWEEYRTKQHKFYSPVRDYSNISSPAPKYTD; encoded by the exons ATGCAGGGACTAACGATGGCTAGTTTGAAGAAAAACCCAGCG CTGATCCCGCTGTACGTGTGTATCGCGATGGGTTCGGCTGGAGCCGTCTTCTACACCCTTCGTCTGGCGCTGAAGAGCCCCGAAGTTACCTGGAGCCGCAAGAACAACCCCGAGCCGTGGGAGGAATACCGGACCAAGCAGCATAAG TTCTACTCTCCGGTCAGGGATTACTCCAACATTAGCAGCCCGGCCCCGAAGTACACCGACTAA